A genomic window from Flavobacterium johnsoniae includes:
- a CDS encoding winged helix-turn-helix transcriptional regulator, with translation MEEIETCPAQRLLKMLSGKWKAEIFRLALESPLRFNTLLRQIQGSNKQSLATALKELEEEGLLEKTTIKLKPLHIEYNLTEKGKALIPVFQQLEGLS, from the coding sequence ATGGAAGAAATCGAAACTTGTCCCGCGCAAAGGCTTTTAAAAATGTTATCTGGTAAATGGAAAGCAGAGATTTTTCGCTTGGCATTAGAATCTCCATTACGTTTTAATACTTTGTTGCGACAAATTCAAGGTTCTAACAAACAATCTTTAGCAACTGCTTTGAAAGAACTGGAAGAAGAAGGGCTTTTAGAAAAAACAACAATTAAGTTGAAACCGCTTCATATCGAATATAATTTAACAGAAAAAGGAAAAGCTTTGATTCCTGTTTTTCAGCAATTAGAAGGATTGTCATAA